The proteins below come from a single Caulobacter flavus genomic window:
- a CDS encoding class I adenylate-forming enzyme family protein: protein MTQAAHAPNPVPWPAMSVKQAYALITAPGSPGEMEEVVIRGVPTRTWKNLPPTLRHTLQVGRTHGDKIYLVHEDERVSFEAFYRAVTVFAAELEAKGVRKGDRVALIMRNLPEWPVAFYAGLSIGAIITPLNAWWTGPELEYGLVDSGASVAIMDVERFERLAEHFDNCPDLQRVYVSRSREDIAHPYVTRLESVIGCPNDWIKLEERPLSTVELGPEDDATIFYTSGTTGKPKGALATHRAVNSNIFAAAAASARSFLRRGEAPPQPDPSLPQKGALISVPFFHATGCFAVMNPSLFGGAKMAMIRKWDPEKAMQLIQDEKLTQMGGVPTIAWQIIEHPSRDKYDLSSLEAVAYGGAPSAPELVRKIKEIWPKSSPGNGWGMTETSATATSNSAEDYEGRPESCGPAVPVTDLKIMTLEAPYEELPIGSVGELWCKGPQVVKGYWNKPEATAQTFIDGWVRTGDLARLDEEGFCYIIDRAKDMLIRGGENIYCIEVENVLYDHPAVMDAALVGVEHKTLGEEPAAVVTLKPGASATEDELRAFVADRLAAFKVPVKVIFWPETLPRNANGKILKTELKKVFVTG from the coding sequence ATGACCCAGGCCGCGCACGCGCCTAACCCCGTTCCATGGCCGGCCATGTCGGTGAAGCAGGCCTACGCCCTGATCACCGCCCCGGGATCGCCCGGCGAGATGGAGGAGGTGGTCATCCGGGGCGTTCCCACGCGCACCTGGAAGAACCTTCCGCCCACCCTTCGCCACACCCTGCAGGTCGGCCGCACGCACGGCGACAAGATCTATCTGGTCCACGAGGACGAGCGGGTCAGCTTCGAGGCCTTCTACCGCGCGGTCACCGTCTTCGCCGCCGAGCTCGAGGCCAAGGGCGTCAGGAAGGGCGACCGGGTCGCCCTGATCATGCGCAACCTGCCCGAATGGCCGGTGGCCTTCTATGCCGGCCTGTCGATCGGCGCGATCATCACCCCGCTGAACGCCTGGTGGACCGGGCCGGAACTTGAGTACGGCCTCGTCGACTCCGGCGCCTCGGTGGCGATCATGGACGTCGAGCGCTTCGAGCGCCTGGCCGAGCACTTCGACAACTGCCCCGACCTCCAGCGCGTCTACGTCTCGCGCAGCAGGGAGGATATCGCTCATCCCTATGTCACGCGCCTGGAAAGCGTGATCGGCTGCCCCAACGACTGGATCAAGCTGGAGGAGCGTCCGCTCTCCACCGTCGAGCTGGGCCCGGAAGACGACGCGACGATCTTCTACACCTCCGGCACCACGGGAAAGCCCAAAGGGGCCCTGGCCACTCACCGGGCGGTCAACAGCAACATCTTCGCCGCCGCCGCCGCTTCCGCGCGGAGTTTCCTGCGCCGCGGCGAGGCCCCGCCCCAGCCCGATCCCAGCCTGCCGCAGAAGGGGGCGCTGATCTCGGTGCCGTTCTTCCACGCCACCGGCTGCTTCGCGGTGATGAACCCCTCGCTGTTCGGCGGCGCCAAGATGGCCATGATCCGCAAGTGGGATCCCGAAAAGGCCATGCAGCTGATCCAGGACGAGAAGCTGACCCAGATGGGCGGCGTGCCGACCATCGCCTGGCAGATCATCGAACATCCTTCGCGCGACAAGTACGACCTCTCGTCACTCGAAGCCGTGGCCTACGGCGGCGCCCCCTCGGCGCCGGAACTGGTCCGCAAGATCAAGGAGATCTGGCCGAAATCCTCGCCCGGCAACGGCTGGGGCATGACCGAGACCTCGGCGACGGCCACCTCCAACTCGGCGGAAGACTACGAGGGCCGCCCCGAAAGCTGCGGCCCGGCCGTGCCGGTCACCGACCTGAAGATCATGACCCTGGAAGCCCCCTACGAGGAGCTGCCGATCGGTTCGGTGGGCGAGCTGTGGTGCAAGGGGCCGCAGGTGGTGAAGGGCTACTGGAACAAGCCCGAGGCCACCGCCCAGACCTTCATCGACGGCTGGGTCCGCACCGGCGACCTGGCCCGTCTCGACGAAGAGGGCTTCTGCTACATCATCGACCGGGCCAAGGACATGCTGATCCGTGGCGGCGAGAACATCTACTGCATCGAGGTCGAGAACGTCCTCTACGATCACCCCGCGGTGATGGACGCCGCCCTGGTCGGCGTCGAGCACAAGACCCTCGGCGAGGAACCCGCCGCCGTCGTCACCCTGAAACCCGGCGCGAGCGCCACCGAAGACGAACTCCGCGCCTTCGTCGCCGACCGCCTGGCCGCCTTCAAGGTGCCCGTGAAGGTGATCTTCTGGCCCGAGACCCTGCCCAGGAACGCCAACGGCAAGATCCTGAAGACCGAACTGAAGAAGGTCTTCGTCACGGGTTAG
- a CDS encoding NADH:ubiquinone oxidoreductase subunit NDUFA12, which yields MLKAIFTWWNGATLGQRFHISRRGVFVGKDEYGNRYFEARDNKDSYDDRKRRWVIYDGYAEASKVPPDWSGWLHYTFDEPPTQAPLPRRAWEKDHLPNLTGTVHAWRPKGAIGRGGERAVATSDYQSWSPE from the coding sequence GTGCTGAAAGCGATCTTCACGTGGTGGAACGGAGCGACCCTGGGTCAGCGCTTCCACATTTCCCGCCGGGGCGTGTTCGTGGGCAAGGACGAGTACGGCAACCGCTACTTCGAAGCCCGCGACAACAAGGACAGCTACGACGACCGCAAGCGTCGCTGGGTGATCTATGACGGCTACGCCGAGGCCTCCAAGGTTCCGCCGGACTGGAGCGGCTGGCTGCACTACACCTTCGACGAGCCGCCGACCCAGGCGCCGCTGCCGCGTCGCGCGTGGGAGAAGGACCACCTGCCCAACCTGACCGGCACGGTCCACGCCTGGCGTCCGAAGGGCGCCATCGGCCGCGGCGGCGAGCGCGCCGTCGCCACCAGCGACTACCAGTCCTGGTCGCCGGAATAA
- the accB gene encoding acetyl-CoA carboxylase biotin carboxyl carrier protein, with protein sequence MSNPKAPAETAETPSIDARLVRKLADILKDTGLTEIEVEHGGLKIRVAREVTVAPAAYVQAAPAAIAAPVAAPAPAAAPAAEAPAAAAPAAVRGDAVKSPMVGTAYLSPQPGADAFIKVGDTVSAGQTLLIVEAMKTMNPIAAPKAGKIVEILVADAQPVEFGEPLVVIE encoded by the coding sequence ATGTCTAATCCGAAGGCCCCCGCCGAGACGGCCGAAACCCCGTCGATCGACGCCCGCCTGGTCCGCAAGCTGGCCGATATCCTGAAGGACACCGGCCTGACCGAGATCGAGGTCGAGCACGGCGGCCTGAAGATCCGCGTCGCCCGTGAAGTGACCGTCGCCCCGGCCGCCTACGTCCAGGCCGCTCCGGCCGCCATCGCCGCCCCGGTCGCCGCTCCGGCTCCGGCCGCCGCGCCCGCCGCCGAGGCTCCCGCCGCCGCGGCCCCGGCCGCCGTCCGCGGCGACGCCGTGAAGTCGCCGATGGTCGGCACCGCCTACCTCTCGCCCCAGCCGGGCGCCGACGCCTTCATCAAGGTCGGCGACACCGTCTCGGCCGGCCAGACCCTGCTGATCGTCGAGGCCATGAAGACCATGAACCCGATCGCCGCCCCCAAGGCCGGCAAGATCGTCGAGATCCTGGTCGCCGACGCCCAGCCCGTCGAGTTCGGCGAGCCGCTCGTCGTCATCGAGTAA
- a CDS encoding pentapeptide repeat-containing protein, translated as MKPLALLAAAALSTLALAGPALAQNAGQIASVRRGADCPRCNLFQADLSGLTLKGKNLAGARLRQSDLSLAVMGRTRFAGGDLRDVNAYGGVFGGASFAKADLTNATFVGAYLEGASFAGANLSGVNFSGAEMDRASGLTQAQLNRACGDPSTTLPRGLSIPRCR; from the coding sequence ATGAAACCGCTGGCCCTTCTCGCCGCCGCCGCGCTGTCGACCCTGGCCCTGGCCGGTCCCGCCCTGGCGCAGAACGCCGGCCAGATCGCCAGCGTCCGTCGCGGCGCCGACTGCCCGCGCTGCAACCTGTTCCAGGCCGATCTGTCGGGCCTGACCCTGAAGGGCAAGAACCTGGCCGGCGCCCGCCTGCGCCAGTCGGACCTGTCGCTGGCCGTGATGGGCCGCACGCGGTTCGCCGGCGGCGACCTGCGCGACGTCAACGCCTATGGCGGCGTGTTCGGCGGCGCCAGCTTCGCCAAGGCCGACCTGACCAACGCCACCTTCGTCGGCGCCTACCTGGAAGGAGCCAGCTTCGCGGGCGCCAACCTGTCGGGCGTCAACTTCTCGGGCGCCGAGATGGACCGCGCGAGCGGCCTCACCCAGGCCCAGCTGAACCGGGCCTGCGGCGATCCGTCGACGACGCTGCCGCGCGGCCTGTCGATCCCCCGCTGCCGCTGA
- a CDS encoding ribonucleotide reductase codes for MRFERLFAGRAPEIDPREIERPDRFVETLAPQGWPDARVEAWLDWAAIAAPGEADAESALDGAPERHAARLTAAGRDAGLFATEADARAFAADLVDSVLAGYAAPAPSAPALPAPLHVSAIEFRTAAADHVGKARADRLAREAAAQLEAALTAVADAVLRCEGDARACSDPARNVALARAAQKARAAGASDASIADAVASAAAPAFAASSVEPASITPLLALAEPADVAAGDEFAALAARASWETGGVVLALSPADAEALAAGATTRAAINAAAFLGEDGFDTRAFSHAVRIWTVALELERPVDGAVALTLAGVGDWLLAQGLSPADDAGRNAAAALWALTAGEALAASASVAEALGAGEAFTVEADRIIASLAQRADLAAALTGPLAAPAAAALRTALAAVQAHGLRGPGLVAAFEDAETALRLGARPGLDAGWSLIQASETLDGYAVPQFSGAAQAALRSIDVDLDAVRLHALGTGSLEDAPGVDHRALAAVGFTGHEIALAEAALRAGGDLRAAFAPAVVGADFIGDVLGATREALADPAFDTLAFAGFAPDAVADAEAHAVGSGRLFDCPALPAETQELLRAFEAPAHADRIAFTAAVEIFACAPWPLALVAPFDARPADLLRLQASAARAGVRALKLSRAPAPADFALDLPEAQIETPRARPPEPIVTERLVEKVVERQRERRKLPDRRKGYIQKAAVGGHKVYLHTGEYEDGEVGEIFIDMHKEGAAFRSLMNNFAIAISIGLQYGVPLDEFVDAYVFTKFEPAGPVTGNDSIKSATSILDYIFRELGVSYLGRDDLANGDPQEFNADGLGRGKSAETEDETEEPAPLPASKFISKGFSRGATPDNLVFAAFGRRKDDAAKASALADQADICPACGDVALSRKGGLVVCESCNGQAERPSPRG; via the coding sequence ATGCGCTTTGAACGACTCTTCGCCGGCCGCGCGCCGGAAATCGACCCGCGCGAGATCGAGCGCCCCGACCGCTTCGTGGAAACCCTGGCTCCGCAGGGCTGGCCCGACGCGCGAGTCGAGGCTTGGCTGGACTGGGCCGCGATCGCCGCGCCGGGCGAGGCCGACGCCGAAAGCGCGCTCGACGGCGCGCCCGAACGCCACGCCGCCCGCCTGACCGCGGCCGGACGCGACGCCGGCCTGTTCGCCACGGAAGCCGACGCCCGCGCCTTCGCCGCCGACCTCGTCGACAGCGTTCTGGCGGGCTACGCCGCGCCGGCGCCCTCGGCTCCCGCCCTGCCCGCGCCGCTGCACGTTTCCGCCATCGAGTTTCGCACCGCCGCCGCCGACCATGTCGGCAAGGCCCGCGCCGACCGCCTGGCTCGCGAGGCCGCCGCCCAGCTGGAAGCGGCCCTGACGGCCGTCGCCGACGCCGTCCTGCGCTGCGAAGGCGACGCCCGCGCCTGCTCGGACCCGGCCCGCAACGTTGCCCTGGCGCGCGCCGCGCAGAAGGCCCGCGCCGCCGGCGCCAGCGACGCCAGCATCGCCGACGCGGTGGCCAGCGCCGCCGCGCCGGCCTTCGCAGCCTCCAGCGTCGAGCCTGCCTCCATCACGCCGCTGCTGGCCTTGGCCGAGCCCGCCGACGTCGCGGCCGGCGACGAGTTCGCCGCCCTCGCCGCGCGCGCCAGCTGGGAGACCGGCGGCGTCGTCCTGGCTCTGTCGCCCGCCGACGCCGAGGCCCTGGCCGCGGGCGCGACCACCCGCGCCGCCATCAACGCCGCCGCCTTCCTCGGCGAGGACGGCTTCGACACCCGCGCCTTCAGCCATGCGGTGCGGATCTGGACCGTGGCCCTCGAGCTCGAACGCCCCGTCGACGGCGCCGTCGCCCTCACCCTGGCCGGGGTCGGTGACTGGCTGCTGGCCCAAGGCCTGTCACCGGCCGACGACGCCGGACGAAACGCCGCCGCCGCGCTGTGGGCGCTGACGGCTGGCGAGGCGCTCGCCGCGTCCGCGTCGGTCGCCGAAGCGCTCGGCGCCGGCGAAGCCTTCACGGTCGAGGCGGACCGGATCATCGCCAGCCTCGCCCAGCGTGCGGATCTCGCCGCCGCCCTGACCGGACCGCTCGCGGCGCCGGCCGCCGCCGCGCTGCGGACCGCTCTCGCCGCCGTCCAGGCTCACGGCCTGCGCGGGCCTGGCCTCGTCGCCGCCTTCGAAGACGCCGAGACCGCCCTGCGCCTTGGCGCGCGGCCGGGCCTCGACGCCGGCTGGAGCCTGATCCAGGCGTCCGAAACCCTCGACGGCTACGCCGTCCCGCAGTTTTCTGGTGCCGCCCAGGCCGCGCTGCGGTCGATCGACGTCGACCTCGACGCCGTGCGCCTTCACGCCCTGGGAACCGGATCGCTGGAAGACGCGCCGGGCGTCGATCACCGCGCCCTGGCCGCCGTCGGCTTCACCGGTCACGAGATCGCCCTAGCCGAGGCCGCCCTCCGCGCCGGCGGCGACCTGCGCGCGGCCTTCGCCCCCGCCGTGGTCGGCGCCGACTTCATCGGCGACGTGCTGGGCGCCACGCGCGAAGCCCTGGCCGATCCGGCCTTCGACACCCTGGCCTTCGCCGGCTTCGCGCCCGACGCCGTCGCGGACGCCGAGGCGCACGCCGTTGGGTCGGGCCGCCTATTCGACTGCCCGGCCCTGCCTGCCGAGACCCAGGAACTGCTGCGCGCCTTCGAGGCGCCGGCCCACGCCGACCGCATAGCCTTCACCGCCGCCGTGGAGATCTTCGCCTGCGCGCCCTGGCCGCTGGCGCTGGTCGCGCCGTTCGACGCCCGCCCGGCCGACCTTCTGCGCCTCCAGGCCTCGGCGGCTAGGGCCGGCGTGCGGGCCCTGAAACTGTCGCGCGCTCCGGCGCCGGCCGACTTCGCCCTGGACCTGCCCGAAGCGCAGATCGAGACGCCGCGCGCCAGACCTCCCGAACCGATCGTCACCGAGCGCTTGGTCGAGAAGGTCGTCGAGCGGCAGCGCGAGCGCCGCAAGCTGCCCGATCGCCGCAAGGGCTACATCCAGAAGGCGGCCGTCGGCGGTCACAAGGTCTATCTGCACACCGGCGAGTACGAGGACGGCGAGGTCGGCGAGATCTTCATCGACATGCACAAGGAAGGCGCCGCCTTCCGCAGCCTGATGAACAACTTCGCCATCGCGATCTCGATCGGCCTTCAGTACGGCGTGCCGCTGGACGAGTTCGTCGACGCCTACGTCTTCACCAAGTTCGAGCCGGCGGGGCCGGTGACGGGCAACGACTCGATCAAGTCGGCGACCTCGATCCTCGACTACATCTTCCGCGAACTGGGGGTCTCGTACCTGGGCCGCGACGACTTGGCCAACGGCGACCCGCAGGAGTTCAACGCCGACGGGCTGGGCCGGGGCAAGAGCGCAGAGACAGAGGACGAGACCGAGGAGCCCGCGCCGCTGCCGGCCTCGAAGTTCATCTCCAAGGGCTTCTCGCGCGGCGCCACGCCCGACAACCTGGTGTTCGCCGCCTTCGGCCGCCGCAAGGACGACGCGGCCAAGGCCAGTGCGCTTGCCGACCAGGCGGACATCTGCCCGGCCTGCGGCGACGTGGCGCTGAGCCGCAAGGGCGGCCTGGTGGTCTGCGAAAGCTGCAACGGCCAGGCCGAGCGCCCCTCGCCCAGGGGATGA
- the aspS gene encoding aspartate--tRNA ligase yields the protein MTTMHAYRTHNCGALRASDTNANVRLSGWIHRKRDHGGLVFIDLRDHYGLTQLVLHPETPGFAIVERLRAESVIRVDGVVIARDAAVVNANLPTGEIEIRVTDVEVLSTADELPLPVFGEPDYPEEIRLKHRYLDLRRETLHKNIVLRSRVIQSIRNRMFAQGFNEFQTPILTASSPEGARDFLVPSRLHPEKFYALPQAPQQFKQLLMVSGFDRYFQIAPCFRDEDLRADRSLEFYQLDVEMSFVTQEDVFAAIEPVMHGVFEEFSNGKPVSPIDGTHTFTNDFGATLEHKGFERLTYAQSMAWYGSDKPDLRNPIKMADVSEHFRDGGFGLFNKILAADAKNAIWAIPAPTGGSRAFCDRMNSWAQGEGQPGLGYVFWSEDLGAWGGPIAKNLGEPTQALMESLGLGQGDAAFFVAGDPAVFAKFAGLARTRVGTELKLVAEEQFKFCWIVDFPMFEWNEDEKRVDFSHNPFSMPQGGLEALEGQDPLTIRAYQYDIVCNGYELCSGAIRNHKPEIMLKAFEIAGYGPEVVEEQFGGMLNAFRFGAPPHGGLAPGIDRIVMLLAEQVAIREVIAFPLNQQGQDLLMNAPAGVLDKQLKELHIRTAPPIKV from the coding sequence ATGACCACGATGCACGCCTATCGCACCCATAACTGCGGCGCTCTTCGGGCCAGCGACACCAACGCCAATGTGCGTCTGTCGGGCTGGATCCACCGCAAGCGCGACCACGGCGGCCTGGTCTTCATCGACCTGCGCGACCACTACGGCCTGACCCAGCTGGTCCTGCACCCGGAAACCCCGGGCTTCGCCATCGTCGAGCGCCTGCGCGCCGAGAGCGTGATCCGCGTCGACGGCGTGGTGATCGCCCGTGACGCCGCCGTGGTGAACGCCAACCTGCCGACCGGCGAGATCGAGATCCGCGTCACCGACGTGGAAGTGCTGTCGACCGCCGACGAGCTGCCGCTGCCGGTCTTCGGCGAGCCGGACTATCCTGAAGAGATCCGCCTCAAGCATCGCTATCTCGACCTGCGCCGCGAGACCCTGCACAAGAACATCGTGCTGCGCTCGCGCGTGATCCAGTCGATCCGCAACCGCATGTTCGCGCAGGGCTTCAACGAGTTCCAGACGCCGATCCTGACGGCCAGCTCGCCGGAAGGCGCGCGCGACTTCCTGGTGCCCTCGCGCCTGCACCCCGAGAAGTTCTACGCGCTTCCCCAGGCGCCCCAGCAGTTCAAGCAGCTGCTGATGGTCTCGGGCTTCGACCGCTACTTCCAGATCGCCCCGTGCTTCCGCGACGAAGACCTGCGCGCCGACCGCAGCCTCGAGTTCTACCAGCTCGACGTCGAGATGAGCTTCGTGACGCAGGAAGACGTGTTCGCGGCCATCGAGCCGGTGATGCACGGCGTGTTCGAGGAGTTCTCGAACGGCAAGCCGGTGTCGCCGATCGACGGGACCCACACCTTCACCAACGACTTCGGCGCCACGCTCGAGCACAAGGGCTTCGAGCGCCTGACCTACGCCCAGTCGATGGCCTGGTACGGCAGCGACAAGCCCGACCTGCGCAACCCGATCAAGATGGCCGACGTCTCCGAGCACTTCCGTGACGGCGGTTTCGGCCTGTTCAACAAGATCCTGGCCGCCGACGCCAAGAACGCCATCTGGGCCATCCCGGCCCCGACCGGCGGTTCGCGCGCCTTCTGCGACCGCATGAACAGCTGGGCTCAGGGCGAAGGCCAGCCGGGCCTCGGCTACGTGTTCTGGTCGGAAGACCTGGGCGCGTGGGGCGGTCCGATCGCCAAGAACCTGGGCGAGCCGACCCAGGCCCTGATGGAAAGCCTGGGCCTTGGCCAGGGCGACGCCGCCTTCTTCGTGGCCGGCGATCCGGCCGTGTTCGCCAAGTTCGCGGGCCTGGCCCGCACCCGCGTCGGCACGGAGCTGAAGCTGGTCGCCGAAGAGCAGTTCAAGTTCTGCTGGATCGTCGACTTCCCGATGTTCGAGTGGAACGAGGACGAGAAGCGCGTCGACTTCTCGCACAACCCGTTCTCGATGCCGCAGGGCGGGCTGGAAGCGCTGGAAGGCCAGGATCCCCTGACCATCCGCGCCTACCAGTACGACATCGTCTGCAACGGCTACGAGCTGTGCTCGGGCGCGATCCGGAACCACAAGCCCGAGATCATGCTCAAGGCCTTCGAGATCGCCGGCTACGGCCCGGAAGTGGTTGAGGAGCAGTTCGGGGGCATGCTCAACGCTTTCCGCTTCGGCGCCCCGCCGCACGGCGGTCTGGCCCCCGGCATCGACCGCATCGTCATGCTGCTGGCCGAGCAGGTCGCCATCCGCGAAGTCATCGCCTTCCCGCTGAACCAGCAGGGCCAGGACCTGCTGATGAACGCCCCGGCGGGCGTGCTCGACAAGCAGCTGAAGGAGCTGCACATCCGCACGGCCCCGCCGATCAAGGTCTAG
- a CDS encoding DUF2155 domain-containing protein, translating into MSLKRRSLQGAAILVAAIPFAVGAAWALQAAPQQARPVQQPPVAATPPAAQPAPVAPTPKPVQQPAPSNGAPPPEPAPPPAADPVPAKPVATAPAKPVEPAKRGRYGVAIIQALDKVTTETMRFEVPVGQPIRYKTLVFTARACEVTAADELAPDQIAYLTIDTQPKALPGRAAPAGRQVFKGWMYASSPGLNPLEHPVYDAWLIACKTSAPVAAGPSK; encoded by the coding sequence ATGAGCCTCAAGCGGCGCAGCCTGCAGGGCGCGGCGATTCTGGTCGCCGCGATCCCGTTCGCCGTCGGCGCCGCCTGGGCGTTGCAGGCCGCTCCGCAGCAGGCGCGGCCCGTGCAGCAGCCGCCGGTCGCCGCGACGCCGCCAGCGGCCCAGCCCGCGCCGGTCGCACCGACGCCCAAGCCGGTTCAGCAGCCCGCGCCATCCAATGGCGCGCCGCCGCCGGAGCCGGCCCCGCCGCCCGCGGCCGATCCGGTACCGGCCAAGCCGGTCGCCACGGCTCCTGCCAAGCCCGTCGAGCCCGCCAAGCGCGGTCGATACGGCGTGGCCATCATCCAGGCGCTGGACAAGGTCACGACCGAGACCATGCGGTTCGAGGTCCCGGTGGGGCAGCCGATCCGCTACAAGACGCTGGTGTTCACGGCCCGGGCCTGCGAGGTCACCGCCGCCGACGAGCTGGCGCCCGACCAGATCGCCTATCTGACCATCGACACCCAGCCCAAGGCTCTGCCGGGACGCGCCGCACCGGCGGGCCGCCAGGTGTTCAAGGGGTGGATGTACGCCAGCTCCCCGGGCCTGAACCCGCTGGAGCATCCGGTCTATGACGCCTGGCTGATCGCCTGCAAGACGTCGGCCCCGGTCGCGGCCGGCCCCAGCAAGTAG
- the aat gene encoding leucyl/phenylalanyl-tRNA--protein transferase codes for MDDAFGLDDLVACYERGVFPMADARHDERLFLIDPQWRGVLPLDGMHIPRRLARTVRSEPFEVRVDTAFDAVVEACASSRPGRLETWINAPIQKMYGMLYAAGRAHSVECWQDGQLVGGLYGVSLGAAFFGESMFSTARDASKVALVHLVGRLNVGGYKLLDTQFITDHLAQFGTVEISRADYKRRLAKALTAESDFYLLGPAATGADVLQAISQAS; via the coding sequence ATGGACGACGCCTTCGGCCTCGACGATCTCGTCGCCTGCTACGAACGCGGCGTCTTCCCCATGGCCGACGCGCGCCATGACGAACGCCTCTTCCTCATCGATCCCCAATGGCGCGGCGTGCTGCCGCTCGACGGCATGCACATTCCCCGGCGCCTGGCTCGCACCGTGCGGTCCGAGCCCTTCGAGGTTCGCGTCGACACCGCCTTCGACGCCGTGGTCGAGGCCTGCGCCTCGTCGCGTCCCGGCCGGCTCGAGACCTGGATCAACGCCCCCATCCAGAAGATGTACGGCATGCTCTACGCCGCCGGCCGCGCCCACAGCGTCGAGTGCTGGCAGGACGGGCAACTGGTCGGCGGGCTTTACGGCGTCTCGCTGGGCGCGGCCTTCTTTGGTGAAAGCATGTTCTCGACCGCCCGCGACGCCAGCAAGGTGGCGCTGGTCCACCTGGTCGGCCGGCTGAACGTCGGCGGCTACAAGCTGCTCGACACCCAGTTCATCACCGACCACCTGGCGCAGTTCGGCACGGTCGAGATCTCGCGCGCCGACTACAAGCGCCGGCTCGCCAAGGCCCTGACGGCCGAATCCGATTTCTACTTGCTGGGGCCGGCCGCGACCGGGGCCGACGTCTTGCAGGCGATCAGCCAGGCGTCATAG
- the accC gene encoding acetyl-CoA carboxylase biotin carboxylase subunit has translation MFDKILIANRGEIALRVHRACKEMGIATVAVHSEADRNSMWVRLADESVCIGPAPAAKSYLNIPSIIAAAEITGAQGIHPGYGFLSENARFAEIVGAHGFTFIGPKPEHIRMMGDKITAKQAVKDAGIPVVPGSDGGVSTEEEAFAAADQIGFPVLIKAAAGGGGRGMKVAQTREDLAEAVATARAEARAAFGDDTVYMERYLQKPRHIELQVIADSHGNVVHLGERDCSLQRRHQKVLEEAPSPALSAEGRAKIGKIVVDAVKAIGYLGVGTIEFLWENDEFFFIEMNTRLQVEHPVTEAITGIDLVREQIRIAAGLPLSFTQEDVVFEGHAIECRINAENARTFTPSPGTVTDFHAPGGLGVRLDSAIYTGYAIPPYYDSLIGKLIVHGRDRAECIARLKRCLGEMVVGGVETTIPLFQDLLVQPDILAGDYDIHWLERWIKSQG, from the coding sequence ATGTTCGACAAGATCCTCATCGCGAACCGGGGCGAGATCGCGCTCCGGGTTCACCGCGCCTGCAAGGAAATGGGCATCGCCACCGTGGCGGTCCATTCCGAGGCCGACCGCAACTCGATGTGGGTGCGCCTGGCCGACGAGAGCGTGTGCATCGGCCCCGCCCCGGCGGCCAAGAGCTACCTCAACATCCCGTCGATCATCGCCGCGGCCGAGATCACGGGCGCGCAGGGCATCCACCCGGGCTACGGCTTCCTGTCGGAGAACGCCCGCTTCGCCGAGATCGTCGGCGCGCACGGCTTCACCTTCATTGGTCCCAAGCCCGAGCACATCCGGATGATGGGCGACAAGATCACCGCCAAGCAGGCCGTGAAGGACGCCGGCATTCCGGTCGTTCCGGGCTCGGACGGCGGCGTCTCGACCGAGGAAGAGGCCTTCGCGGCCGCCGACCAGATCGGCTTCCCGGTGCTGATCAAGGCCGCCGCCGGCGGCGGCGGTCGCGGCATGAAGGTCGCCCAGACCCGTGAAGACCTCGCCGAAGCCGTGGCCACCGCCCGCGCCGAAGCCCGCGCCGCCTTCGGCGACGACACGGTCTACATGGAGCGCTACCTCCAGAAGCCCCGCCACATCGAGCTGCAGGTCATCGCCGACAGCCATGGCAACGTCGTGCACCTGGGCGAACGCGACTGCTCGCTGCAGCGCCGTCACCAGAAGGTGCTGGAAGAAGCCCCCTCGCCCGCCCTGTCGGCCGAGGGTCGCGCCAAGATCGGCAAGATCGTCGTCGATGCGGTCAAGGCCATCGGCTACCTCGGCGTCGGCACGATCGAGTTCCTGTGGGAGAACGACGAGTTCTTCTTCATCGAGATGAACACCCGCCTGCAGGTGGAGCACCCGGTCACCGAAGCCATCACCGGCATCGACCTGGTGCGCGAACAGATCCGCATCGCCGCGGGCCTGCCGCTGTCGTTCACCCAGGAAGACGTCGTGTTCGAGGGCCACGCCATCGAATGCCGCATCAACGCCGAGAACGCCCGCACCTTCACGCCCTCGCCGGGCACGGTGACGGACTTCCACGCCCCGGGCGGTCTGGGCGTTCGCCTGGATTCGGCGATCTACACCGGCTACGCGATCCCGCCGTACTACGACAGCCTGATCGGCAAGCTGATCGTCCACGGCCGCGACCGCGCCGAGTGCATCGCGCGCCTCAAGCGCTGCCTGGGCGAAATGGTCGTCGGCGGCGTCGAGACCACGATCCCGCTGTTCCAGGACCTGCTGGTTCAGCCCGACATCCTGGCCGGCGACTACGACATCCACTGGCTGGAACGCTGGATCAAGTCGCAAGGCTGA